The genomic segment ACGCGCGCTCTATGAGCTTCTTGTCGAACGTCGCCATTCCTTCGGTGTGCTGGCTCCCGGCGAGGTGCAGCGCGTCGGCGAAGTCGAGCCCCTTTTCATGCCACTCGAGCGCGAGCGCGACCCGCGGCGGATCCGAGACGGAGACGTTGGGGAGATCGATCACCTTCCGCAGGGCGCCGCGGATCTCCGCAGGTGGATACTCGTAGGCGTGCCGGAGCACCCACTCGGTTTCGAGAAGCACGGTTTCGCAGATATAGACCTCGCGCTTTGAAAAGAGCGCATACGCCTTCTGGAACTGTGCTTCGTCGTCTCTCGTCAGCAACCGCACGAGGACGTTCGTGTCGAGTGAGATCACGACGGCCGCTCCTTGGCGCCGCGCGCGATCGCCTCGTCCATCTCCTCTATCGTCTTCGCGGAGCCGCTCCACTTGAGGCACCCGGCGACCGCGTCGAGAGCGGACGTCTGCGCCGCTTCGTCCGCCGCCTCTTCGTCGGGGAAGGTGATCTTCACCCGCGTGTTCGGCTTGGCGTTGACCCGCTCCATGGGGTGAACGCTCTTGCCATCATACAGCCCGTCCACGACTCGCATGACCTCCACCCTTTTCCTACGCCGCTTCCGCGACGTTCCAATCGTGAGTATGCCTGAATCTAGACCTTTCCGCA from the Pseudomonadota bacterium genome contains:
- a CDS encoding type II toxin-antitoxin system VapC family toxin; this encodes MISLDTNVLVRLLTRDDEAQFQKAYALFSKREVYICETVLLETEWVLRHAYEYPPAEIRGALRKVIDLPNVSVSDPPRVALALEWHEKGLDFADALHLAGSQHTEGMATFDKKLIERASDLGSCPPVAL